In the Flavisolibacter tropicus genome, one interval contains:
- a CDS encoding glycosyltransferase — protein sequence MLYIAIFLTGFWVLVTVYLLINTRRIKYLKSIQVSVPAPQPSLAIIIAVRNEENDLPEALESMCHLNYSNYRLVVINDRSTDSTPEILAQFEKKYSHLTVIHIKELPEGWLGKNHALYSGYKATTEEWMLFTDADIRYAPDTLNKAIQYCIDQQVDHLTVMPDVKSRSAFFNSIMDTFKIMLVVKLKPWEASNPKTKSYIGIGAFNLVKRSAYEVAGTHKRIALRPDDDLKLGECIKSSGLKQDVTFGDNQLSLEWYTSVKEFINGLMKNTFSSVDYNFAKVIVLCLLTLFVFVAPIPLLLIGGGPTERYLAIILVLFQIILFTFTRGLRGIWWYALMMPVAGSIMVYIMWVSAVRTLRQGGIYWRDSFYSLAELKKHKRY from the coding sequence TTCCTGCACCACAACCTTCTTTAGCAATTATTATAGCTGTTCGTAATGAAGAGAATGACTTGCCAGAAGCCCTGGAGAGTATGTGTCATTTGAATTACAGCAACTATCGCCTGGTTGTTATAAACGACCGGTCAACAGATAGCACTCCTGAGATACTCGCTCAATTTGAAAAGAAATATTCTCATTTAACGGTCATTCACATCAAGGAATTACCTGAAGGATGGTTGGGTAAAAATCATGCTTTATATAGTGGATACAAGGCCACAACGGAAGAATGGATGTTGTTTACAGATGCCGACATTCGGTATGCTCCCGATACATTGAACAAGGCCATTCAATATTGTATAGATCAACAAGTAGATCATTTAACAGTAATGCCAGATGTAAAGTCGCGCTCCGCTTTCTTCAATAGCATCATGGATACGTTTAAGATCATGTTGGTGGTAAAGCTTAAACCATGGGAAGCTTCTAATCCAAAGACTAAATCTTATATAGGAATCGGAGCTTTTAACTTAGTAAAGCGCAGTGCATATGAAGTGGCGGGTACGCATAAACGCATTGCCTTGCGGCCCGATGATGATTTAAAGTTGGGTGAATGCATTAAATCCAGCGGCTTAAAGCAAGATGTAACTTTTGGTGATAACCAATTATCGCTGGAATGGTATACGAGTGTAAAAGAGTTCATCAATGGCCTAATGAAGAATACCTTCTCTTCGGTCGATTACAACTTCGCCAAAGTAATTGTTCTTTGTTTGCTTACGCTATTCGTTTTTGTGGCGCCAATTCCCTTGTTGTTAATAGGAGGGGGACCAACCGAGCGTTATTTAGCTATAATACTGGTGCTATTTCAAATCATCTTATTTACGTTCACGCGCGGTCTGCGTGGAATCTGGTGGTATGCTTTGATGATGCCGGTGGCAGGTAGTATTATGGTTTATATCATGTGGGTATCAGCTGTACGTACGCTGCGTCAGGGGGGAATATATTGGCGGGATAGCTTCTATTCGCTAGCAGAATTAAAGAAGCATAAACGCTATTAA
- a CDS encoding MGMT family protein, which translates to MKKTTHKTTPLKSVTPSGKRDESFFEAVYDIVRQIPKGRVTSYGAIAAALGAKSSSRMVGWAMNNAHVLKNVPAHRVVNRNGLLTGKMHFAYPEQMQELLEKEGITIKEDQVQDFSKRFWDPLQELGL; encoded by the coding sequence ATGAAAAAGACAACCCATAAAACCACTCCGCTTAAAAGTGTTACCCCTTCCGGTAAAAGAGATGAATCGTTCTTTGAGGCTGTTTATGATATCGTGCGACAGATACCCAAAGGCCGTGTTACTTCTTACGGAGCGATAGCCGCTGCTCTTGGTGCAAAATCCTCTTCTCGCATGGTGGGTTGGGCCATGAACAATGCTCACGTTTTAAAAAATGTACCGGCACACCGGGTTGTTAACCGAAATGGATTATTGACCGGTAAAATGCATTTTGCCTATCCGGAACAAATGCAAGAGTTACTAGAAAAAGAAGGTATTACTATTAAAGAAGATCAAGTGCAAGACTTTAGTAAACGCTTTTGGGATCCTCTGCAAGAGTTAGGGCTGTGA